GTTTCGCGCAGCAGGACGGAAAGACCCCGGGACCTTTACTACAGTTTGATATTGGTGTTCGGTTCGGCTTGTGTAGGATAGCTGGGAGACTTTGAAGCGGCCACGCCAGTGGTTGTGGAGTCGTCGTTGAAATACCAGTCTGGTCGTGCTGGATGTCTAACCTGGGTCCGTGATCCGGATCAGGGACAGTGTCTGATGGGTAGTTTAACTGGGGCGGTTGCCTCCTAAAGGGTAACGGAGGCGCCCAAAGGTTCCCTCAGCCTGGTTGGTAATCAGGTGTTGAGTGTAAGTGCACAAGGGAGCTTGACTGTGAGACCGACGGGTCGAGCAGGGACGAAAGTCGGGACTAGTGATCCGGCGGTGGCTTGTGGAAGCGCCGTCGCTCAACGGATAAAAGGTACCCCGGGGATAACAGGCTGATCTTCCCCAAGAGTCCATATCGACGGGATGGTTTGGCACCTCGATGTCGGCTCGTCGCATCCTGGGGCTGGAGTCGGTCCCAAGGGTTGGGCTGTTCGCCCATTAAAGCGGTACGCGAGCTGGGTTTAGAACGTCGTGAGACAGTTCGGTCCCTATCCGCTGCGCGCGTAGGAATATTGAGAAGGGCTGTCCCTAGTACGAGAGGACCGGGACGGACGAACCTCTGGTGTGCCAGTTGTTCTGCCAAGGGCATGGCTGGTTGGCTACGTTCGGGAGGGATAACCGCTGAAAGCATCTAAGCGGGAAGCCTGCTTCGAGATGAGTATTCCCACCCCCTTTGAGGGGTTAAGGCTCCCAGTAGACGACTGGGTTGATAGGCCGGATCTGGAAGGCGGGTAACCGCTGGAGGTGACCGGTACTAATAGGCCGAGGGCTTGTCCATATTTGCTCGCGTCCACTGTGTTAGTTCTGAGGCAACGACCGTGTGTTTTCCGGTCTAGTTTCATAGTGTTTCGGTGGTCATAGCGTGAGGGAAACGCCCGGTTACATTCCGAACCCGGAAGCTAAGCCTTACAGCGCCGATGGTACTGCAGGGGGGACCCTGTGGGAGAGTAGGACACCGCCGAACTCCTTTTAAAGCTCTGGCTCTTGGGCACTCAGCCCAAGAGCCAGAGCTTTTTTGCGTTGAGGTAGGGTCAGGGGGCATCGTTGGCACGTTTCCCACAGGAGGCCCCCGGGTGGAGGTCCAGGAGACCCGGGTCCAGACGGACCGGGTCCTCACCATCCCCAACATCCTCAGCATGGCGCGGCTCGTCGGTGTGCCGGTCTTCCTGTGGCTGATTCTCAGGCCTGAGTTCGGAGGCCCGAAGAGTGACGGCTGGGCGTTGCTGGTACTGGCGCTGAGCGGCATCAGCGACTACCTCGACGGCAAGCTGGCCCGCAGGTGGAACCAGATCAGCAGCCTCGGCCGGCTGCTCGACCCGGCGGCCGACCGGCTCTACATTCTGTCGACCCTGGTCGGACTCACCTGGCGCGAGATTCTGCCGATCTGGTTGACGGCTGCACTTCTCTTGCGGGAGCTGGTTCTCCTGGTGATGGTGGGCATCCTCAGGCGTCACGGTTATCCGCCGCCGCAGGTGAACTTCCTCGGCAAGGCGGCCACGTTCAACCTGATGTACGCCTTCCCCCTGCTCCTGCTCAGTGACGGAACTGGATGGATCTCGTCACTCGCTGCTATTTTCGGATGGGCGTTCGCCGGATGGGGTACAACGCTCTACTGGTGGGCAGGAGTCCTCTACGTGGTACAAGTCCGCCGCCTGATCCGTGCGGACGCCATGGCCGATTGAACTCGTCCTTTGGCACGGCCGAAGCGGCTCGATGGCCCCCGGCGGAAAAGTGCGGGACAATCTGGACGGGTGAAGTCGGCTAGACCGTCAACTCTTTAGAGGAGGACGCTTCCGACATGAAGGCCGTCGTGATGGCCGGAGGCGAAGGCACACGCCTTCGTCCCATGACCTCAAGCATGCCCAAGCCGCTCCTGCCGGTGGCCAACCGGCCGATCATGGAGCACGTTCTGAGGCTGCTCAAAAGGCATGGGCTCAACGAGACCGTCGTCACCGTCCAGTTCCTGGCCTCTCTGGTCAAGAACTACTTCGGTGACGGTGAAGAGCTCGGCATGGAGCTCTCCTATGCCAATGAGGAGAAGCCACTCGGTACCGCCGGAAGCGTCAAGAACGCCGAAGAGGCGTTGAAGGACGATGCTTTCCTTGTCATCTCCGGTGATGCCCTGACCGACTTCGACCTCACCGAGCTCATCAACTTCCACAAGGAAAAGGGCGCACTGGTCACCGTCTGTCTGACGCGTGTGCCCAATCCCCTTGAATTCGGTATCACCATCGTCGATGAAGAGGGCAAGGTCGAGCGCTTCCTGGAGAAGCCGACCTGGGGCCAGGTCTTCTCGGACACCGTGAACACGGGCATCTATGTGATGGAGCCCGAGGTCTTCGACTATGTCGAGGCCGACGTACCTGTGGACTGGTCCGGTGACGTCTTTCCTCAGCTGATGAAGGAAGGCAAGCCGATCTACGGCTATGTCGCCGAGGGCTACTGGGAGGACGTCGGCACCCACGAGAGCTATGTGAAGGCCCAGGCCGACGTCCTCGAGGGCAAGGTCGACGTCGAGATCGACGGGTTCGAGCTCTCCCCGGGCGTGTGGGTGGCCGAGGGGGCCGAGGTGCATCCCGACGCCGTTCTGCGCGGCCCGCTGTACATCGGGGACTACGCGAAGGTCGAGGCCGGCGCCGAAATCCGGGAGCACACCGTCGTCGGCTCCAATGTCGTCGTCAAGAGCGGTGCCTTTCTGCACAAGGCCGTCGTGCACGACAACGTGTATGTCGGACAGCAGAGCAATCTCCGCGGCTGTGTCGTCGGGAAGAACACCGACATCATGCGTGCCGCGCGGATCGAGGACGGCGCGGTCATCGGGGACGAGTGCCTCGTCGGCGAGGAATCGATTATTCAGGGGAATGTCCGGGTCTACCCGTTCAAGACCATCGAAGCCGGCGCCTTCGTCAATACCTCGGTCATCTGGGAGTCCAGGGGACAGGCGCATCTCTTCGGCGCCCGCGGGGTGTCCGGCATCCTGAACGTCGAGATCACGCCGGAACTCGCCGTCCGGCTGGCCGGTGCCTACGCGACGACCCTCAAGAAGGGCTCGACGGTCACCACGGCCCGCGACCACTCCCGAGGCGCCCGAGCACTCAAGCGGGCGGTGATCTCCGCTCTGCAGGCCAGCGCCATCGACGTACGCGACCTGGAGAACGTACCGCTGCCCGTGGCGCGGCAGCAGACCGCGCGAGGCAGTGCCGGCGGGATCATGATCCGGACCACACCCGGGGTGCCGGACTCCGTTGACATCATGTTCTTCGACGGGCGGGGCGCGGACCTGTCCCAGGGTAGTCAGCGCAAGCTGGACCGGGTGTTCGCGCGGCAGGAGTACCGGCGGGCGTTCCCCGGGGAGATCGGGGACCTGCATTTCCCGGCGAGTGTCTTCGACTCGTACACCGGGTCGCTGCTGCGGAACGTCGACATCACCGGGATCTCCGAGTCCGGGCTCAAGGTCGTCGTGGACGCGTCCAACGGCAGTGCGGGGCTCGTGCTGCCCAGCCTGCTCGGGAAGCTCGGTGTGGACTCGCTGACCATCAATCCGGGGCTCGACGAGTCCCGGCCGACCGAGACGGCGGACGCCCGTAGGTCGGGGATGGTGCGGCTGGGCGAGATCGTGGCGTCCGCGCGGGCCGCCTTCGGTGTGCGGTTCGACCCCGTGGGTGAGCGGCTGTCCCTGGTGGACGAGAAGGGCCGCATCATCGAGGACGACCGCGCCCTGCTCGTCATGCTCGACCTGGTGGCCGCGGAGCGGCGCAGCGGGCGGGTGGCGCTGCCGGTCACCACCACGCGGATCGCCGAGCAGGTGGCCGCCTATCACGGCACGCAGGTCGAGTGGACGACCACCTCGCCCGACGACCTCACCAGGGTCGGGCGCGACGAAACGACGATCTTCGGCGGTGACGGCAAGGGCGCTTTCATCGTGCCGGAGTTCAGCAGCGTCTTCGACGGTACGGCGGCCTTCGTACGCCTGATCGGGCTGGTGGCGCGGACGCAGCTCACGCTCAGCCAGATCGACGCGCGGATTCCGCGGGCCCATGTCCTCAAGCGGGATCTGGCGACCCCGTGGGCCGTCAAGGGACTGGTGATGCGGCGGGTCGTGGAGGCGGCGGGCGATCGCTTTGTCGACACGACCGACGGTGTCCGGGTCGTCGAGACCGACGGACGCTGGGTGATGGTGCTGCCCGACCCGGCCGAGGCGGTCACCCATCTGTGGGCCGAGGGGCCCGACGACGCGTCCGCGCAGGCCCTGCTGGACGAGTGGTCGGCGGTCGTGGACAGCGCCGGCCGCTGAACCGACGCACGCACGCGTGCCGGACAAGTGTCCCCAAGGGGGCCTGTCCGGCACGCCGATGGGGCCATTCGGAGGTAGGGGCCGCGACGTGCGACGATGTGCGGCATGCCGCAGCAGCCCCCCATTCGGAGCACCCCCACGCGCCCCTCGCGCCCGGACGCCTCCATGTCGCTGCTCACCAACGTCATGGACCACAGCCTCGACGACGGGTACGCCGAGGCGGCCGCCCGCAAGAAGGCGGCCGGTGACGGCGGGTTGCCCAAGACGTTGCGGGCGAAGCTCGGTCTGGCCGTCGGCCTGGTGCTCGCCGCCTTGGTGGTCACCGTGGGGGCGGCGCAGGCGCGGGTGGCGGCTCCGGTCGTGGCCAAGGAGCGCCAGGAGCTCATCGACCGTATCGATCGCGAGAGCGACACGGCGGACAAGCTCGAGGAAAGTGTCGACAAGCTGCGTGACGACGTGGGCACGCGGCAGCGGGAAGCGCTCAAGGAGAGCGGGGACAGCGGCCAGGCCGATCTCGTGGACATCCTGTCGGGCGCGGCCGAGGTGCACGGGCCCGGCGTCAAGCTGGTCGTGAACGACGCCAAGGAGGCCACCACGGGGGGTGACGGCAACCCGCGTGAGACGTCGGGGTTCTCCGACACAGGGCGGGTGCGCGACCGGGACATGCAGCGGGTCGTCAACGGGCTGTGGGAGTCGGGCGCCGAGGCCATCTCCATCAACGGACAGCGGCTGACCGCGCTGTCGGCGATCAGGGCTGCGGGTGACGCGATACTGGTCGACAACAAGCCGCTGGTGCCGCCGTATACGGTGCTTGCGGTGGGGGACGGGCAGCGGCTCAGCACGAAGTTCCAGAACAGTGCCGACGGGCTGTATCTGCACGCCCTGCAGGAGAACTACGGCATCCGGACCGCGATTTCCGTGGAGGACGACCTCCGGCTGCCGGCCGCACCGAGTGTGATCGTACGTACAGCAGAGCCGAGAACTGAGAAGGGCACATCGTGATCGCCGTACTGGGCCTCGTCGTGGGAGTCGTGGCCGGCCTGTTGGTCCGGCCTGAGGTTCCGGCGGTCGTCGAGCCTTATCTGCCGATCGCCGTGGTGGCGGCGCTGGACGCCGTCTTCGGTGGTCTGCGCGCCATGCTCGACGGCATCTTCGACGACAAGGTCTTCGTCGTCTCGTTCCTGTCGAACGTGGTCGTGGCCGCACTGATCGTGTTCCTGGGCGACAAGTTGGGTGTGGGTGCCCAGCTGTCGACCGGTGTCGTCGTCGTGCTCGGCATCCGCATCTTCTCGAACGCCGCGGCGATCCGCCGGCACGTCTTCCGGGCGTGACGCCGATGAGCGAGCAGGAAGAGACGCCCGGCAACAGGCTGCGCAAGGAACTGCCCGAGGAACTCCCGGTGACGCCTGCCGAGGAGACCGCGGACCCGGCCGACGAGCCCGGTCTCACCGGCCGTCAGAGGCTGGTGAAGGGGCTGTGGCCGCCGCGCGTGACCCGGGCCCAACTCATCGTCGCGGTGCTGCTGTTCGGCCTCGGTTTCGGTCTCGCCGTCCAGGTGGCGTCGAACAGCGACAGCGACAGTGCGCTGCGGGGAGCGAGGCAGGAGGATCTCGTACGCATCCTCGATGAACTGGACGACCGTACCCAGCGTCTTGAAGACGAGAAGCAGGGCCTCGAGAAGCAGCGGGACGAGCTGGAGAACAGCTCCGACCAGGCGGAGGAGGCCCGCAAGCAGACGGTCGAGAAGGAGCGGCAACTCGGCATCCTCGCGGGCACGGTGGCCGCGCAGGGGCCGGGCATCGAGATGACGATCGAGGACACCAAGGGAACGGTCGAGGCGGACATGCTGCTCGACGCGATCCAGGAGCTGCGGGCGGCCGGCGCGGAGGCGATCCAGGTGAACGGCGTGCGGGTCGTGGCCGGCACCTATCTGTCGGACTCCGACAAAAGCGTGAGCGTCGACGGGAACAAGATCACCGCTCCCTTTCGTTTCAAGGTCATCGGCAATCCGCAGGACCTGGAACCGGCGCTCAACATCCCTGGAGGCGTGGTGCAGACTCTCGAGAAGGAGCAGGCCACCGTCATCGTCGAGCGGTCGGACAAGATCGTTGTGGACGCCTTGCGAGCGGCGAAGCGGCCTGACTACGCTCGGTCGTCCTCCCGGTGAACCGGGGGTGCATGCGGGGCGTCGGGCCAGGGCATGAGGTTGCGGGGGGTCGGCGCACCGATTGGGTGGTGCGTGGTGGAAACTGTCTGGTGGAAACGGACGTTGTGAGGATGTCCGGGTCGACCGGTGTGTTCAATCAGGGTTCGTCCTGCCCCACGGGCGGGTCTGTTTCGGTCAAGGGGAATCGCCCGTGAAGTTGTTTCAGAAGTTGTTCGGCAAGAGCGCGCGAGAGGGCAGCGACAACAACGCCACCGCTCGGCACCGCGCACAGCCCGACGCCGAGGGCCAGCGTCCGCTGTTCCGGGACCAGGTCGGTGGGCCGGGCGACATTTCCGGAGGTCAGGGCGCGCCTTCTGTTGACCCTGCCCAGTCCGGCGGCATAGGTTTCGGGCAGCCGTCAACCTCAAGTACGGGTGGAGGGTTTTCCCCTATGTCGGCCCAGGTGTGTACGAGGTGCGGTAACCGCAACGCGGAGAACAGCCGCTTCTGCTCCAACTGCGGAGCCCCGCTGCGGGCGGGGGTGGTGCCCGAGCGTCCTTCCGAGACGACCTCCACCATCTCCATCTCCGGCCTTGAGGCCTACGACTCCGAGGTCACCGGTCAGACGCAGATGCCGGCGCTCTCCCCGGAGGCGCAGGCCGCCGTCGACGCGCTGCCGCTGGGCTCCGCGCTCCTGGTCGTGCGCCGGGGGCCGAACTCGGGCAGCCGCTTCCTGCTGGACGGTGAGCTGACCACGGCCGGCCGCCACCCGCAGAGCGACATCTTCCTCGACGACGTCACCGTCTCGCGTCGCCACGTGGAGTTCCGCCGAGGCCAGGACGGCTCGTTCACGGTGTCCGACGTGGGCAGCCTCAACGGCACGTACGTCAACCGCGAGCGGATCGACTCGGTCGCCCTGAACAACGGCGACGAGGTGCAGATCGGCAAGTACCGGCTGGTGTTCTACGCGAGCCAGCAGGGCTACTGACCCTCCCAGGGAAGGTCCATGCTTCAAACACCGAGCGGCGGTGCCGGACACGGCGCCGCCGCCACGGACAGTGGACTGATGAGCATCGGCACGGTGCTGAACGTGCTGCGCGACGAGTTTCCCGAAGTCACCATCTCCAAGATCCGTTTCCTGGAGTCCGAGGGCCTCATCGAGCCGCAGCGGACCCCCTCCGGGTACCGCAAGTTCAGCGACCGGGACGTCGAGCGCCTCGGCCACGTCCTGAGGATGCAGCGGGACCACTATCTGCCGCTCAAGGTGATCCGGGAGCACCTGGACGCCATGGAGCGCGGCGAGGCCGTCGCGCTGCCCACAGTGGGCCGTCAGCGGGACGGAGAAACGGTCCTGGAGGTCCCCGAGGGACCCACCGCGGCCCGGATCGGCCGGGCCGAGCTGCTCGCCGCCGCCGAGATCGGTGAGGCGGAGCTCGCGGAGTGGGAGTCGTACGGACTCGTCACCCCGCTGCCGGACGGGGCGTACGACGCCGAGACGGTGACCGTGGCCGCGCTCGTCGTCGAGCTCGGGCGGTTCGGGATCGAGCCGCGGCACCTGCGCGCGATGAAGGCCGCAGCCGACCGTGAGGCGGGGCTCGTGGACCAGGTGGTGGCTCCGCTGAAGCGCCACCGCAACCCGCAGACCCGCGCGCACGCGGAAGCCCGTACGAAGGAACTGGCGGGCCTCACGGTGAAGCTGCACGCGGCGCTCGTGCAGACGGCCCTCGGTGTGCGGCTGCCCTGAGGACGGCAGGTGCAGGAACTGTCACCCGTTTCCTGCCCGACTACCCAAACGTCCCGGGCACGGCCTAGGGTTGCTGTGTGAACGAGCTCGATGTCGTAGGTGTCCGGGTCGAAATGCCCTCCAACCAACCGATCGTGCTCCTGCGTGAAGTGGGAGGCGACCGCTACCTCCCCATCTGGATCGGGCCCGGGGAGGCGACCGCGATCGCCTTCGCGCAGCAGGGCATGGCCCCCGCACGACCGCTGACCCACGACCTGTTCAAGGACGTGCTCGAGGCGGTCGGCCAGGAGCTCACCGAAGTGCGCATCACGGACCTGCGTGAGGGCGTCTTCTACGCGGAGCTGGTGTTCGCCAGCGGGGTCGAGGTGAGCGCGCGGCCGTCCGACGCCATAGCGCTGGCCCTGCGCACCGGGACGCCGATCTACGGCAGCGACGGAGTGCTCGACGACGCCGGCATCGCGATCCCGGACGAGCAGGAGGACGAAGTGGAGAAGTTCCGCGAGTTCCTCGACCAGATCTCCCCCGAGGACTTCGGCACCAGCAGTCAGTGAGGCGGGGGCGGCCGGTCCGGCGGATCAGTGGTCCGTGACGGGTCGGCCGTGTCCGGTCGCCACTGAAATGCCGGCATTTGCCACCGGCGCGTGAGAGCGTCCTGCGGCCCGCTCAGAGCGCATTCGGCTAGCCTTTCCCCGCGGACGGGTACGGGAAACCACTCCTAGGGTGATTATCACTCGGCGTGCCGAGTGTGGCGATCGTTGACGCACCCCTGGTGACTGCCTACCGTCGAGAAGGCAGGTCAAGGACGGAGGTCGGCGTGAGAAGCAGCGGCGACGGTACGGCTGGGGGTGCCCCCGGACGGAGTCTCGGGGCGAGCGGTCCGTACCCGCTTCACACCAGCGCGGCCGATCATCACGCTCCGCAGCGACCGGCGGCCGTGCCGAGCAGCGGAGGGGCGACGTCCATGGCGTCCGAGCAGATCGGCTATCGCGGCCCTACGGCGTGCGCGGCGGCCGGTATCACCTACCGGCAACTCGACTACTGGGCACGCACCGGGCTCGTGGAGCCGAGCGTGCGGCCCGCCTACGGTTCGGGCACGCAGCGGCTCTACAGCTTCCGGGACGTCGTCGTCCTGAAGATCGTCAAGCGGTTCCTCGACACCGGTGTGTCGCTGCAGAACATCCGCACCACGGTCCAGCACCTGCGCGAGCGCGGCTTCCAGGACCTGGAGCGCATGACGCTCATGAGCGACGGAGCCACGGTCTACGAGTGCACCTCGCCCGACGAGGTCCACGCGCTGCTCCAGGGCGGCCAGGGGATCTTCGGGATCGCCGTGGGTGTCGTGTGGCGGGACGTCGAGAGCGCGCTGTCGCAGCTGCACGGGGAGCGGGTCGACACCGGGGAGACGCTGGTCGGGCACAACCCCGCGGACGAGCTGGCCAGGCGCCGCAACCGGGCGGTCTGAAGCCTGCCCCGCTGCCTTCGGCGGGGCATTGTCAGTGGCGTAGGGCAGCATCGGACATGTGAGAAAAGCGCCCACGATCCTGCATCTCGACATGGATGCCTTCTACGCCTCGGCGGAGCAGGCGTCCAAGCCGAGTCTGCGCGGGAAGGCCGTCGTCGTGGGCGGGCTGGGGCCGCGGGGTGTGGTGGCCACCGCGTCCTACGAGGCCCGGGTGTTCGGGGTGCACTCGGCGATGCCCATGGCCCAGGCGAGACGGCTCGCACCGAACGCCGCGTATCTCGTGCCGCGCTTCGGGTTCTACAAGGCGATCAGCGAGCAGGTGATGGGGCTGCTGCGGGAGTTGTCGCCGCTCGTGGAGCCGCTGAGCCTGGACGAGGCGTTCGTGGACCTGGAGGCCGGGGGAGCGGCCTGGGACGAGGGGTCGGCGCGGCTGGCCGGGGCGAAGCTGCGGGCCGACATACGGGCCGTCACGGGGCTCACGGGGTCAGTGGGGCTCGCCGCCTCCAAGATGCTCGCGAAGATCGCCTCCGAGCAGGCCAAGCCGGACGGTCTGGTGGTGATCGAGCCGGGGACCGAGCGGGCGATGCTGGGGCCGATGTCGGTGCGGACCCTGCCGGGGGTGGGGCCGGCGACGGGGGACCATCTGCGGCGGGCCGGGATCCACACGGTCGACGAGATCGTGGAGGCGGGGGAGGACGAGCTGGTACGGCTCCTTGGGAAGGCGCACGGGCACGGGCTGTACGCGATGGCGCTGGCGCGGGACGAGCGGGCCGTGGTGGCGGAGCGGGAGACGAAGTCCGTGTCGGTGGAGGACACGTACGACGTGGACATCCATGACCGGGTCCGGGTGGGGCTCGAGGTGCAGCGGCTGGCGGACCGGTGTGTGCGGCGGTTGCGGGGGGCCGGGTTGTCGGGGCGGACCATTGTGTTGAAGGTGCGGCGGTACGACTTCTCGACCCTGACGCGGTCCGAGACGCTGCGGGGGCCCACGGATGATCCGGCGGTGGTGCGGGAGGCCGCTCTGCGGTTGCTGGAGGGGGTGGATTCCACCGGGGGTGTGCGGCTGCTGGGGGTGGGGGTTTCGGGGCTCGCCGACTTCACGCAGGAGGATCTGTTCGCTCAGGCCGCGGGGGAGCGGGTGGAGGTGGCCGAGGAGGACATCGGTGAGGTGGCTGTGGTGGAGACCCGGACGGCGTCCGAGCGGCGGTGGGTGGCCGGTCACGATGTGCGGCACGCCGAGTACGGGCATGGGTGGGTGCAGGGGAGTGGGCTGGGGCGGGTGACTGTGCGGTTCGAGACGCCGGATTCCCTGCCGGGGCGGGTGCGGACGTTTTCTGTCGACGATCCCGGGCTGGAGGTGGCTGAGCCGTTGCCGTTGGTGGAGGAGAGGGGGGCCCACCCGCAGCGCCCGTGACGGTTTCGTCGTCGGGTGCGGGTGGCCCTTGTGGGGGGCGAGCGCCGTCGGCGGCTGTCGGGGGTGGGGGAATCCGGGGGTGTGGCGGGGCGCTGCTGTTGGGCGTGGTCGGCTGGCGGGCGGCTGGGCCTGGTGAGGGTGCTTGCCGGGGGCTGGTCGGCCGGGGACTGGTACGGCGGCGGCTCGCGAGCTCTGGGGGCGGTGCTGCGCTCGCGTCGGACGGCGTGGGGGACCGGCAGGCGACGAGTGGCCTCGAACGGCGCGGGGGAGTGGCAGGCGAGGAGTGCCCTCGGTCGGCCACCGCGGTCAGGCGTCACCGTCCTCCGTGCGCGCCACCTTCCAGGGGCAGGCGTCAGGTCTCTGCGTCCTCCGTACCTGCCACCTTGCCGAAGGGGCGGTCCGGGAGGGGGGACGGTGGGGACAGGTGCAGGCCGTAGTGGTGGTAGAGCTGGAGTTCCTGGGCCGGGGAGAGGTGGCGGCCCACGCCGAAGTCGGGGGCGTCCTTGATCAGGGAGCGGTCGTAGGGGATCTTCAGGCTGCCCTCGACCAGTTCGCTGGGCTCCAGGGGGACGAAGGCGTCGCGGGAGAAGAGGCCGGTGCGTATGGCCGCCCACTCCGGGACCCCGGTCGCGTCGTCGAGATAGACCTCGTCGACGGTGCCGATCTTGGTGCCGTTGCGGTCGAACGCCTTGCGGCCGATCAGGTTGCGCGGATCGATGTCGGTCTGCACGGGCCCTCCACTTGGTCGCAACTCATCCGAAGCGGTCGTAAGCACTACGAAAGAGCACATTGGAGTGGGCGGCCACTCGAACGCCCGACCTGAACCTCGCTGGTAGGCTTGCAGACGGCTGTCGACCCCGTGCGGGAGAGTCCTCCAGACAACATCGGAGGCGCCGAAGGAGCAAATCCTCCCCGGAATCTCTCAGGCTCACGTACCGCACGGACGAGGTCACTCTGGAAAGCAGGGCGGGTGTCGACGGCGGCTTCCGCTCTCACCGACGGTGAAAGCCGGTGGCCCTCGGGCGACCGGTGAAGCTCTCAGGTTGAGATGACAGAGGGGGAGGCCGTCGGGGTACCCGCGCCGGGGTACCCCTCGAAGGTCGCGTCAGACCAGGAGGCCTCCGCAATGACCGCCCACCGCATTCCGCTCGCAGAGCTCGAGCAGGGAATCCCGTTCGAGCAGCGTCACATCGGTCCTGACCACGAAGCGCGGGCCAAGATGCTCGCCCAGGTCGGATACGGCTCGCTCGACGAGCTGACCGCCGCCGCGGTGCCCGACGTGATCAAGAACGCCGATGCGCTGGAACTGCCCGGTGCGCGCACCGAGGCCGAGGTGCTGGCCGAGCTGCGGTCACTGGCCGACCGGAACCAGGTCCTCGACTCCATGATCGGACTCGGGTACTACGGGACCTTCACGCCGCCCGTCATCCTGCGGAACGTGATGGAGAACCCGGCCTGGTACACCGCCTACACGCCGTACCAGCCGGAGATCTCGCAGGGGCGCCTGGAGGCGCTGCTGAACTTCCAGACCATGGTCGCCGACCTCACCGGGCTGCCGACCTCCGGCGCCTCGCTGCTCGACGAGGGAACCGCGGCCGCGGAGGCCATGGCCCTGTCCCGGCGCATGGGGAAGAACAAGAAGGGGCTCTTCCTCATCGACGCGGACGCCCTTCCGCAGACCATCGCCGTCATCGAGACCCGCGCCGAGCCGACCGGAGTCGAGGTCGTCGTCGCGGACCTGAGCCAGGGCATCCCGGCCGAGATCGCCGCGCGTGAGATCAACGGCGTGCTCCTCCAGTACCCCGGCGCCTCCGGGGCCGTACGCGACATCAAGCCGGTCATCGACCAGGCTCATGAGCTCGGCGCGCTCGTGACCGTCGCCGCCGACCTGCTCGCGCTGACGCTCCTGAAGTCGCCGGGGGAGCTCGGGGCGGACATCGCGGTCGGGACCACGCAGCGGTTCGGGGTGCCGATGGGCTTCGGCGGGCCGCACGCGGGCTACATGGCCGTGCGCGAGAAGTTCGCGCGGAGCCTGCCCGGGCGGCTGGTGGGCGTGTCCGTGGACGCCGACGGCAACAAGGCGTACCGGCTCGCTCTCCAGACGCGTGAGCAGCACATCCGGCGGGAGAAGGCGACCAGCAACATCTGCACCGCGCAGGTGCTGCTCGCGGTCATGGCCGGGATGTACGCGGTCTACCACGGGCCCGACGGGCTCAAGGCCATCGCACGGCGGACCCACCGGTACGCGAACATCCTCGCCGCCGGGCTCACCGCGGGTGGCGTGGAGGTCGTGCACGGCGCCTACTTCGACACCCTCACCGTGCGCGTGCCCGGCAAGGCGGCCGAGGTCGTCTCCGCCGCGCGGCGGAACGGGGTCAACCTGCACCTCGTCGACGCCGACCACGTGTCCCTCGCCTGTGACGAGACCACCGCGCGGGCCCAGGTGGGCGCCGTGTGGAACGCGTTCGGGGTCGAGGGCGACATCGAGGCGCTGGACGCGGCCACCGAGGAGGCGCTGCCGGACGTGCTGCTGCGCGGCGACGACGTCCTCGCCCACCCCGTCTTCCACCAGTACCGCTCCGAGACCGCGATGCTGCGCTACCTGCGCCGGCTCGCCGACCGTGACTACGCGCTCGACCGCGGCATGATCCCGCTGGGCTCCTGCACCATGAAGCTCAACGCGAC
Above is a window of Streptomyces griseorubiginosus DNA encoding:
- a CDS encoding CDP-alcohol phosphatidyltransferase family protein — encoded protein: MEVQETRVQTDRVLTIPNILSMARLVGVPVFLWLILRPEFGGPKSDGWALLVLALSGISDYLDGKLARRWNQISSLGRLLDPAADRLYILSTLVGLTWREILPIWLTAALLLRELVLLVMVGILRRHGYPPPQVNFLGKAATFNLMYAFPLLLLSDGTGWISSLAAIFGWAFAGWGTTLYWWAGVLYVVQVRRLIRADAMAD
- a CDS encoding sugar phosphate nucleotidyltransferase, whose translation is MKAVVMAGGEGTRLRPMTSSMPKPLLPVANRPIMEHVLRLLKRHGLNETVVTVQFLASLVKNYFGDGEELGMELSYANEEKPLGTAGSVKNAEEALKDDAFLVISGDALTDFDLTELINFHKEKGALVTVCLTRVPNPLEFGITIVDEEGKVERFLEKPTWGQVFSDTVNTGIYVMEPEVFDYVEADVPVDWSGDVFPQLMKEGKPIYGYVAEGYWEDVGTHESYVKAQADVLEGKVDVEIDGFELSPGVWVAEGAEVHPDAVLRGPLYIGDYAKVEAGAEIREHTVVGSNVVVKSGAFLHKAVVHDNVYVGQQSNLRGCVVGKNTDIMRAARIEDGAVIGDECLVGEESIIQGNVRVYPFKTIEAGAFVNTSVIWESRGQAHLFGARGVSGILNVEITPELAVRLAGAYATTLKKGSTVTTARDHSRGARALKRAVISALQASAIDVRDLENVPLPVARQQTARGSAGGIMIRTTPGVPDSVDIMFFDGRGADLSQGSQRKLDRVFARQEYRRAFPGEIGDLHFPASVFDSYTGSLLRNVDITGISESGLKVVVDASNGSAGLVLPSLLGKLGVDSLTINPGLDESRPTETADARRSGMVRLGEIVASARAAFGVRFDPVGERLSLVDEKGRIIEDDRALLVMLDLVAAERRSGRVALPVTTTRIAEQVAAYHGTQVEWTTTSPDDLTRVGRDETTIFGGDGKGAFIVPEFSSVFDGTAAFVRLIGLVARTQLTLSQIDARIPRAHVLKRDLATPWAVKGLVMRRVVEAAGDRFVDTTDGVRVVETDGRWVMVLPDPAEAVTHLWAEGPDDASAQALLDEWSAVVDSAGR
- a CDS encoding DUF881 domain-containing protein, producing the protein MPQQPPIRSTPTRPSRPDASMSLLTNVMDHSLDDGYAEAAARKKAAGDGGLPKTLRAKLGLAVGLVLAALVVTVGAAQARVAAPVVAKERQELIDRIDRESDTADKLEESVDKLRDDVGTRQREALKESGDSGQADLVDILSGAAEVHGPGVKLVVNDAKEATTGGDGNPRETSGFSDTGRVRDRDMQRVVNGLWESGAEAISINGQRLTALSAIRAAGDAILVDNKPLVPPYTVLAVGDGQRLSTKFQNSADGLYLHALQENYGIRTAISVEDDLRLPAAPSVIVRTAEPRTEKGTS
- a CDS encoding small basic family protein translates to MIAVLGLVVGVVAGLLVRPEVPAVVEPYLPIAVVAALDAVFGGLRAMLDGIFDDKVFVVSFLSNVVVAALIVFLGDKLGVGAQLSTGVVVVLGIRIFSNAAAIRRHVFRA
- a CDS encoding DUF881 domain-containing protein, encoding MSEQEETPGNRLRKELPEELPVTPAEETADPADEPGLTGRQRLVKGLWPPRVTRAQLIVAVLLFGLGFGLAVQVASNSDSDSALRGARQEDLVRILDELDDRTQRLEDEKQGLEKQRDELENSSDQAEEARKQTVEKERQLGILAGTVAAQGPGIEMTIEDTKGTVEADMLLDAIQELRAAGAEAIQVNGVRVVAGTYLSDSDKSVSVDGNKITAPFRFKVIGNPQDLEPALNIPGGVVQTLEKEQATVIVERSDKIVVDALRAAKRPDYARSSSR
- a CDS encoding FHA domain-containing protein encodes the protein MGGAWWKLSGGNGRCEDVRVDRCVQSGFVLPHGRVCFGQGESPVKLFQKLFGKSAREGSDNNATARHRAQPDAEGQRPLFRDQVGGPGDISGGQGAPSVDPAQSGGIGFGQPSTSSTGGGFSPMSAQVCTRCGNRNAENSRFCSNCGAPLRAGVVPERPSETTSTISISGLEAYDSEVTGQTQMPALSPEAQAAVDALPLGSALLVVRRGPNSGSRFLLDGELTTAGRHPQSDIFLDDVTVSRRHVEFRRGQDGSFTVSDVGSLNGTYVNRERIDSVALNNGDEVQIGKYRLVFYASQQGY